A genome region from Variovorax paradoxus includes the following:
- a CDS encoding TlpA family protein disulfide reductase: MTSSPTRRGMLYAGVAAAAAAAGLGGAWWNERASSEAGGEQLDAAFWGQSFERPEGGDLVLSSLRGKPLLLNFWATWCPPCVEEMPMIDAFFRKNGANGWQVVGLAIDQPSAVRKFLQRTPVTYPTGLAGLQGTELVKNLGNTGGGLPFTLVLDGAGSVAARKMGKLETTDLDTWRRELVRG, translated from the coding sequence ATGACTTCTTCGCCCACCCGACGCGGCATGCTCTATGCCGGTGTGGCGGCAGCGGCTGCGGCCGCCGGGCTTGGTGGTGCCTGGTGGAACGAGCGCGCCAGTAGCGAAGCAGGCGGTGAGCAACTCGATGCAGCTTTCTGGGGCCAGAGCTTCGAGCGGCCGGAGGGGGGCGACCTCGTCTTGTCGAGTTTGCGCGGCAAGCCTCTGCTGCTGAACTTCTGGGCCACGTGGTGCCCGCCATGCGTCGAGGAAATGCCCATGATCGACGCCTTCTTCCGTAAAAACGGTGCGAACGGCTGGCAAGTGGTGGGTTTGGCGATCGATCAGCCCAGCGCGGTCCGCAAGTTCCTGCAGCGCACGCCAGTGACATATCCGACCGGGCTGGCCGGCTTGCAGGGTACCGAACTGGTCAAGAATCTGGGCAACACAGGCGGTGGTCTGCCCTTCACCTTGGTGCTGGACGGAGCCGGTTCAGTGGCGGCTCGTAAAATGGGCAAGCTGGAAACCACCGACCTGGACACTTGGCGACGCGAACTTGTTCGTGGTTAG
- the mpl gene encoding UDP-N-acetylmuramate:L-alanyl-gamma-D-glutamyl-meso-diaminopimelate ligase, with amino-acid sequence MHIHILGICGTFMGGVAALAREAGHRVTGCDAGVYPPMSDQLRALGIDLIEGFGADQLLLAPDMFVVGNVVSRARLPDGSPKFPLMEAILDAGKPYTSGPQWLAEHVLFGRHVLAVAGTHGKTTTTSMLAWALEKGGKAPGFLVGGVPLDFGVSARLGDGPAFVIEADEYDTAFFDKRSKFVHYRPRTAVLNNLEFDHADIFDDLAAIERQFHHLVRTVPGSGRLVVNATEESLQRVLAQGCWSELARFGGNGEWQARGSHDAFDVVQRGEVVGRVEWELSGLHNQMNALAAIAAAEHVGVPPAEAARALGSFRNVRRRMERRGTVERTGGAITVYDDFAHHPTAIRTTLDGLRRKLDAAGKQSERILAAFEPRSNTMKLGVMAAQLPWSLESADLSFCHTAGLDWDAAAALAPMGDRVQVASAMEPLVKQVVAASRPGDHIVCMSNGGFGGVHDKLLAALRAPAAS; translated from the coding sequence ATGCACATTCATATTCTGGGTATCTGCGGCACGTTCATGGGCGGCGTCGCCGCCCTGGCGCGCGAGGCAGGCCATCGGGTCACGGGCTGCGATGCAGGCGTGTACCCGCCGATGAGCGACCAGCTGCGCGCCCTCGGCATCGATCTGATCGAAGGCTTCGGCGCCGACCAGCTCCTGCTCGCACCCGACATGTTCGTGGTCGGCAACGTGGTCTCGCGCGCCCGGCTGCCCGACGGCAGCCCCAAGTTTCCGCTGATGGAGGCCATTCTCGACGCCGGCAAGCCCTACACCAGCGGCCCGCAGTGGCTCGCCGAGCACGTGCTTTTCGGGCGCCATGTGCTTGCGGTGGCCGGCACGCACGGCAAGACGACCACCACGTCGATGCTGGCCTGGGCGCTCGAGAAGGGCGGCAAGGCGCCCGGCTTCCTGGTCGGCGGCGTCCCGCTCGACTTTGGCGTATCGGCCCGGCTGGGCGACGGCCCGGCCTTCGTGATCGAGGCCGACGAGTACGACACGGCCTTCTTCGACAAGCGCAGCAAGTTCGTCCACTACCGCCCGCGCACCGCAGTGCTGAACAACCTCGAGTTCGATCACGCGGACATCTTCGACGACCTGGCTGCCATCGAGCGCCAGTTCCATCATCTGGTTCGCACCGTCCCAGGGAGCGGGCGGCTGGTGGTGAACGCCACCGAAGAAAGCCTGCAACGCGTGCTGGCCCAGGGCTGCTGGAGCGAACTGGCGCGCTTCGGAGGCAACGGCGAATGGCAGGCCCGCGGTTCGCACGACGCTTTCGACGTGGTGCAGCGCGGCGAGGTGGTCGGGCGGGTCGAATGGGAGCTTTCGGGCTTGCACAACCAGATGAACGCGCTGGCCGCCATCGCCGCCGCCGAGCATGTCGGCGTACCGCCCGCCGAGGCGGCCCGCGCGCTGGGCAGCTTCCGCAACGTGCGCCGGCGCATGGAACGGCGCGGCACGGTCGAGCGGACCGGCGGCGCGATCACGGTCTACGACGACTTTGCCCACCATCCCACCGCCATCCGCACCACGCTCGACGGCCTGCGCAGGAAGCTGGACGCGGCCGGCAAGCAAAGTGAGCGCATCCTCGCGGCTTTCGAGCCCCGCAGCAACACCATGAAGCTCGGCGTGATGGCGGCCCAACTGCCCTGGAGCCTCGAATCGGCCGACCTCTCGTTCTGCCACACCGCAGGCCTCGACTGGGACGCCGCGGCGGCACTTGCGCCAATGGGCGATCGCGTCCAGGTGGCGAGCGCCATGGAGCCGCTGGTGAAACAGGTGGTGGCCGCATCGCGGCCGGGCGACCACATCGTCTGCATGAGCAATGGCGGATTCGGCGGCGTGCACGACAAACTGCTTGCCGCCTTGCGCGCGCCGGCGGCATCATGA
- the accB gene encoding acetyl-CoA carboxylase biotin carboxyl carrier protein encodes MDLRKLKTLIDLVSESNISELEITETEGKVRIVKGGGAAPVQYVQTLAAPQTAAAPAAGAPAAPAAASAPAAEAAPSGHAVKSPMVGTFYRSSSPGAPAFVEVGSKVSEGDTLCIIEAMKILNEIEADKSGTVTQILGENGQAVEYGQPLFIIE; translated from the coding sequence ATGGATCTGCGCAAACTCAAGACACTGATCGATCTGGTGTCCGAATCGAATATTTCCGAACTGGAAATCACTGAGACCGAAGGCAAGGTCCGCATCGTCAAGGGCGGCGGTGCCGCTCCGGTGCAGTACGTGCAAACATTGGCTGCGCCGCAAACGGCAGCCGCACCGGCCGCTGGCGCCCCCGCAGCGCCTGCTGCCGCCAGCGCGCCCGCAGCCGAGGCTGCACCTTCGGGCCATGCGGTGAAATCGCCGATGGTTGGCACGTTCTACCGCTCGTCGAGTCCGGGCGCTCCGGCTTTCGTCGAGGTCGGCAGCAAGGTCAGCGAAGGCGACACGCTCTGCATCATCGAGGCGATGAAGATCCTGAACGAAATCGAAGCCGACAAGTCCGGCACGGTCACCCAGATCCTTGGTGAGAACGGCCAGGCGGTCGAATACGGACAGCCGCTGTTCATCATCGAGTGA